A part of Deltaproteobacteria bacterium genomic DNA contains:
- the glpX gene encoding class II fructose-bisphosphatase, giving the protein MDKNLALEVVRITEAAALAAAQWLGKGDESAADLAAAEAMRKLFKHVDFKGEIVIGEGEQEAIALLYHGEIVGSENGPEFEVALDALEGAIACASGAPNAIAVIAIAEHGGFLRCPPQAYMDKIAVGPAGKGVLSFDKPLEENLNALAEAKNVTKEQLTAAVLDRPRHENLVNNLRRLGARVKLISDGDLSAALTTAREDSGIDLLLGIGGAAQGVIAAAALRCLGGDIQGRFSPRTDEEHRLLRRMGITDLNKIYTAEEMASGTVMFAATGVTTGDYLRGVRFRQGGALTNSVVMRSKTRTIRFMETHHHFDDHPEYD; this is encoded by the coding sequence ATGGACAAAAATCTTGCTCTCGAGGTCGTGCGTATCACGGAGGCCGCCGCACTCGCGGCGGCACAATGGCTCGGAAAAGGCGACGAGTCCGCCGCCGACCTTGCCGCCGCCGAAGCCATGCGAAAGCTCTTCAAGCACGTGGATTTCAAAGGGGAGATCGTCATTGGTGAAGGAGAGCAAGAAGCCATCGCCCTGCTCTATCACGGAGAAATCGTCGGCAGCGAAAACGGGCCGGAGTTCGAGGTGGCGCTGGATGCGCTGGAAGGCGCTATTGCTTGCGCGTCCGGTGCACCGAACGCCATCGCCGTCATCGCCATCGCCGAACATGGCGGTTTTCTGCGCTGCCCACCGCAGGCATACATGGACAAGATCGCTGTTGGCCCAGCCGGGAAAGGCGTCCTGAGCTTCGACAAACCGCTGGAAGAGAATCTCAACGCGCTGGCTGAAGCTAAAAACGTCACAAAAGAACAGCTCACCGCCGCAGTCTTGGATCGTCCGCGCCATGAAAACTTAGTAAACAATTTACGTCGGCTCGGCGCGCGCGTGAAACTGATTAGCGATGGCGACTTATCTGCCGCGCTGACAACCGCGCGGGAAGATTCCGGCATCGACCTCTTGCTCGGCATCGGTGGCGCGGCGCAAGGCGTCATTGCCGCTGCAGCCTTACGGTGCTTGGGCGGCGACATTCAAGGTCGCTTCAGTCCGCGCACGGACGAAGAGCATCGTCTGTTACGCCGCATGGGCATTACCGATCTGAACAAAATCTATACAGCGGAAGAGATGGCGAGCGGCACGGTGATGTTTGCCGCCACCGGCGTCACCACCGGCGACTATCTGCGCGGCGTGCGATTTCGGCAAGGCGGGGCTCTGACCAATTCTGTGGTCATGCGCTCGAAAACTCGCACGATCCGCTTCATGGAAACCCACCACCATTTTGACGATCATCCGGAGTACGATTGA
- a CDS encoding cofactor-independent phosphoglycerate mutase: MKYVILQGDGMADWPVAELGNKTPLEYARIPNMDRIAAQGRLGLTHTIPEGFPSGSDVGTMSLLGYDPRRYHTGRSPIEAASMGVELGPDDIAFRCNLVTLGQESDGREVMVDFAADHITSEEAAQLIRSIDAELGGGEVEFHPGVSYRHLMVWHGGKEKMLTTPPHDITGQPTAGHFPEGDGADRLRTLMDRARAILASHPVNTQRQEHGHKPASSIWLWGQGRRPAVPTIKQQFGLEGSVISAVDLVRGIGVLAGLEVIDVPGATGFLDTNYLGKGQYGVESLRHKDFLFLHVEATDEAGHMGSAVEKVKALENFDEKVVGTILAGLQEFPEWRVLLMPDHATPVAIKTHSSDPVPFAILSSDDVKQGKRSPVRYNENSAKTTGLVVAEAWTIMARFIRGAALTQ, from the coding sequence ATGAAATACGTCATTTTACAAGGCGACGGCATGGCCGATTGGCCGGTAGCGGAGCTTGGCAACAAAACTCCGCTCGAATATGCCCGCATCCCCAATATGGATCGCATTGCCGCGCAAGGCCGGCTCGGTCTGACCCACACGATCCCTGAAGGGTTTCCCTCGGGCAGCGACGTGGGGACTATGAGTCTGCTCGGCTACGATCCCCGTCGCTATCACACCGGGCGTTCGCCGATCGAAGCTGCCAGTATGGGCGTAGAACTCGGCCCGGACGACATCGCGTTCCGCTGCAATCTCGTCACCCTGGGGCAGGAAAGCGACGGACGGGAAGTCATGGTCGATTTCGCCGCCGACCACATTACCAGCGAAGAAGCCGCGCAGCTCATTCGCTCCATCGATGCCGAACTTGGCGGTGGAGAAGTCGAATTTCATCCCGGCGTCAGCTACCGCCATCTCATGGTGTGGCACGGCGGCAAAGAAAAAATGCTCACCACGCCGCCGCACGACATTACCGGGCAACCCACCGCTGGCCATTTCCCGGAAGGGGACGGTGCCGACCGTTTACGCACGCTGATGGACCGTGCGCGCGCGATCCTCGCTTCTCATCCTGTCAACACACAGCGGCAAGAACACGGCCACAAACCCGCCTCTTCCATCTGGCTCTGGGGACAAGGACGCCGCCCTGCCGTGCCGACGATCAAGCAGCAATTCGGTCTCGAAGGTTCGGTGATTTCCGCTGTGGACTTGGTGCGCGGGATTGGCGTGCTCGCTGGACTTGAGGTCATCGACGTTCCCGGCGCGACCGGCTTCCTCGACACCAACTATCTGGGTAAAGGCCAATACGGCGTGGAATCGCTGCGGCACAAGGACTTTCTCTTCCTGCACGTCGAGGCCACCGACGAAGCCGGCCATATGGGGTCGGCGGTCGAAAAAGTGAAAGCCCTGGAAAACTTCGACGAGAAAGTCGTGGGCACGATCCTCGCGGGCTTACAGGAATTCCCAGAGTGGCGCGTGCTACTGATGCCGGACCACGCGACCCCGGTGGCCATCAAGACGCATTCCTCGGACCCGGTACCGTTCGCCATTTTATCGTCAGACGACGTAAAACAGGGGAAGAGATCCCCGGTGCGCTACAACGAAAACAGCGCCAAGACCACTGGGCTGGTCGTCGCGGAAGCCTGGACCATCATGGCCCGGTTCATTCGTGGAGCGGCGCTGACTCAGTAG